Proteins encoded within one genomic window of Arachis ipaensis cultivar K30076 chromosome B08, Araip1.1, whole genome shotgun sequence:
- the LOC110265772 gene encoding uncharacterized protein LOC110265772: MTNISFQIVTLRLLCMGHTAELMGAEESLKVATLEKSLKEKEAVIIDVTAKMKSGESEIANLQDQIRSLQGQIKEHDNEKGRMTSQIHELENDVLEMFATGFDRAVSQVVAFAPEFDVGKLDVTKIVVNRELVEDEADELEDENAAPVDKEA; the protein is encoded by the coding sequence ATGACAAATATTTCATTTCAGATAGTGACTTTAAGATTGTTGTGTATGGGCCATACTGCTGAGTTAATGGGTGCTGAGGAAAGTCTTAAAGTGGCGACTTTGGAAAAGTCCTTGAAGGAAAAAGAGGCAGTAATTATTGATGTTACTGCTAAGATGAAAAGTGGAGAGTCAGAAATTGCTAACCTGCAGGATCAAATTCGTTCACTACAAGGTCAAATAAAGGAGCATGATAATGAGAAAGGAAGAATGACATCCCAGATTCATGAATTAGAAAATGATGTTCTGGAGATGTTTGCTACTGGTTTTGATCGGGCTGTTAGCCAGGTGGTTGCTTTTGCGCCCGAGTTTGACGTTGGAAAGTTAGATGTGACAAAAATAGTAGTTAATAGAGAACTTGTAGAGGATGAAGCCGACGAGCTGGAAGATGAGAATGCCGCTCCTGTTGATAAAGAAGCTTAA